One Micromonospora craniellae genomic region harbors:
- the ald gene encoding alanine dehydrogenase — protein MKVGIPREVKNHEYRVAITPAGVNEFTRGGHQVFVEAGAGVGSSITDEEFTAAGAKILDSADEVWGTADLVLKVKEPVAEEYHRMREGQVLFTYLHLAASRDCTQALLDRKVTGIAYETVELPDRSLPLLAPMSEVAGRLAPQVGAFYLMRTGGGRGVLPGGVSGVYAAKTVVIGAGVSGMNAAAIALGLQSEVLLLDKNVGRLRQADAIYRGHLQTVASNAYEIERAVLDADLVIGAVLVPGAKAPKLISNELVSRMKPGSVLVDIAIDQGGCFEDSRPTTHAEPVYRVHESIFYCVANMPGAVPNTSTYALTNVTLPYALELANHGWQEASRRDPALALGLNTHAGQVVYGPVAEAHGLPALALAKALA, from the coding sequence GTGAAGGTCGGCATCCCACGCGAGGTCAAGAACCACGAGTACCGGGTGGCGATCACGCCTGCGGGCGTCAACGAGTTCACCCGTGGCGGTCACCAGGTCTTCGTCGAGGCCGGTGCCGGGGTCGGATCCAGCATCACCGACGAGGAGTTCACCGCGGCCGGCGCCAAGATCCTGGATTCCGCCGACGAGGTGTGGGGCACCGCGGACCTGGTGCTCAAGGTCAAGGAGCCGGTCGCCGAGGAGTACCACCGGATGCGCGAGGGGCAGGTCCTCTTCACCTACCTGCACCTGGCCGCCTCGCGGGACTGCACCCAGGCGCTGCTGGACCGCAAGGTCACCGGCATCGCCTACGAGACCGTCGAACTGCCGGACCGTTCCCTGCCGCTGCTCGCCCCGATGTCCGAGGTGGCCGGCCGGCTCGCCCCGCAGGTCGGCGCGTTCTACCTGATGCGCACCGGCGGTGGCCGGGGCGTACTGCCCGGCGGCGTCTCCGGCGTGTACGCGGCGAAGACCGTCGTCATCGGCGCCGGGGTCTCCGGCATGAACGCCGCGGCGATCGCGTTGGGCCTACAGTCCGAGGTGCTGCTGCTGGACAAGAACGTCGGGCGGCTGCGGCAGGCCGACGCCATCTACCGTGGACACCTGCAGACCGTCGCCTCCAACGCGTACGAGATCGAGCGGGCCGTGCTCGACGCGGACCTGGTCATCGGCGCGGTGCTGGTGCCCGGCGCCAAGGCCCCGAAGCTGATCTCCAACGAACTGGTCTCCCGGATGAAGCCCGGCAGCGTGCTCGTCGACATCGCCATCGACCAGGGTGGCTGCTTCGAGGACTCGCGGCCGACCACGCACGCCGAACCGGTCTACCGGGTCCACGAGTCGATCTTCTACTGCGTGGCGAACATGCCCGGCGCGGTGCCGAACACCAGCACCTACGCGCTGACCAACGTCACCCTCCCGTACGCCCTGGAACTGGCCAACCACGGCTGGCAGGAGGCGTCGCGACGCGACCCGGCGCTGGCCCTGGGCCTGAACACCCACGCCGGTCAGGTCGTCTACGGCCCGGTGGCCGAGGCACACGGCCTGCCCGCCCTCGCACTCGCCAAGGCGCTGGCCTGA
- a CDS encoding TM2 domain-containing protein, whose protein sequence is MAVIVPRGVCRCGQRQCRCPLMTTPPYQPGYPQGVSDKSKVIAGVLQILLGGFGVGRFYMGDTKTGVIQLIVTLVTCGLGSLWGLIDGILILVNGGVDGQGRPLRD, encoded by the coding sequence TTGGCCGTCATCGTCCCACGTGGTGTATGCCGGTGCGGACAGCGTCAGTGTCGATGTCCGCTCATGACTACTCCCCCCTATCAGCCCGGGTATCCCCAGGGCGTTTCGGACAAGAGCAAGGTCATCGCCGGCGTCCTGCAGATCCTGCTGGGCGGCTTCGGCGTCGGCCGGTTCTACATGGGTGACACCAAGACCGGTGTCATCCAGCTCATCGTCACCCTGGTGACCTGCGGTCTCGGCAGCCTCTGGGGTCTGATCGACGGCATCCTGATCCTGGTCAACGGTGGCGTCGACGGGCAGGGTCGCCCGCTGCGCGACTGA
- a CDS encoding NUDIX domain-containing protein, with product MSEPGNAVEHRYEVLSREVQYRGRIFDVVTEQVRMPGGGTAPRDLVRHVGAVAVVALDAAGQVVLIRQYRQPVGRRLWELPAGLTDVTGEPPALTAARELAEEADLTAGRLDVLVDVHSSPGFTDELVRVFLARDLGEVPVEQRHARHDEEADLQIVRIDLDEAVGMVLVGEITNGPCVAGLLAAARARDAGWSVLRRADTPPPG from the coding sequence GTGAGCGAGCCCGGCAACGCGGTGGAGCACCGCTACGAGGTGCTATCCCGCGAGGTGCAGTACCGCGGGCGCATCTTCGACGTGGTCACCGAGCAGGTGCGCATGCCCGGCGGCGGCACGGCCCCACGTGACCTGGTCCGGCACGTCGGCGCGGTGGCTGTGGTGGCGCTGGACGCCGCCGGCCAGGTGGTGCTGATCCGCCAGTACCGCCAGCCGGTCGGCCGGCGCCTGTGGGAACTGCCGGCCGGGCTGACCGACGTCACCGGCGAGCCCCCCGCGCTGACCGCCGCGCGGGAGCTGGCCGAGGAGGCCGACCTGACCGCAGGCCGGCTCGACGTGCTGGTCGACGTGCACAGCTCGCCCGGGTTCACCGACGAGCTGGTCCGGGTCTTCCTGGCCCGGGATCTCGGTGAGGTGCCGGTGGAACAGCGGCACGCCCGGCACGACGAGGAGGCGGACCTCCAGATCGTCCGGATCGACCTGGACGAGGCGGTCGGCATGGTGCTGGTCGGGGAGATCACCAACGGGCCGTGCGTGGCCGGGCTGCTCGCCGCCGCCCGCGCCCGCGACGCCGGCTGGTCGGTGCTGCGCCGGGCGGACACCCCACCGCCGGGGTGA
- a CDS encoding CTP synthase, producing MAPSARTTRHIFVTGGVASSLGKGLTASSLGNLLTARGLRVVMQKLDPYLNVDPGTMNPFQHGEVFVTEDGAETDLDVGHYERFLDRALSGKANVTTGQIYSDVIAKERRGEYLGDTVQVIPHITNEIKSRILAMGDPDDDGRTPDVVITEVGGTVGDIESLPFLEAIRQVRHDLGRDNCFYLHVSLVPYLAPSGELKTKPTQHSVAQLRNIGIQPDAIVCRSDREIPDKLKHKLSLYCDVDAEAVIAAPDAPSIYDIPKVLHREGLDAYVVRRLGLSFRDVDWEGWDDLLERVHQPRRTVTVALVGKYVDLPDAYLSVSEAIRAAGFGNRARVQVRWVPSDDCVTSAGAAAALAGVDGIVIPGGFGVRGIEGKIGTARYARENGIPLLGLCLGLQCMTIEVARHLAGLDGANSLEFDAEAVHPVIATMADQEDIVAGKGDLGGTMRLGAYPAALAEGSIVAEAYGSTEVSERHRHRYEVNNAYRDQLAKAGLRISGTSPDGRLVEFVELDRELHPFFVATQAHPELKSRPTRPHPLFAAFVQAAVAYSQADQLPVDLDGAERVARNGTATTVPSAS from the coding sequence TTGGCCCCTTCAGCACGGACGACCAGGCACATTTTCGTCACTGGGGGCGTCGCCTCCTCGCTGGGTAAGGGGCTGACCGCCTCCAGCCTCGGCAACCTGCTCACCGCGCGGGGACTCCGCGTGGTGATGCAGAAGCTCGACCCGTACCTCAACGTCGACCCCGGCACGATGAACCCGTTCCAGCACGGTGAGGTGTTCGTCACCGAGGACGGCGCCGAGACCGACCTGGACGTCGGGCACTACGAGCGTTTCCTGGACCGGGCGCTGTCCGGCAAGGCGAACGTCACCACCGGCCAGATCTACTCGGACGTGATCGCCAAGGAGCGGCGCGGGGAGTACCTGGGCGACACCGTCCAGGTGATCCCGCACATCACCAACGAGATCAAGTCCCGGATCCTGGCGATGGGTGACCCGGACGACGACGGCCGTACCCCGGACGTGGTGATCACCGAGGTCGGCGGCACGGTCGGTGACATCGAGTCGCTGCCGTTCCTGGAGGCGATCCGTCAGGTCCGTCACGACCTGGGCCGGGACAACTGCTTCTACCTGCACGTCTCGCTGGTGCCGTACCTGGCGCCGTCGGGGGAGCTGAAGACCAAGCCGACCCAGCACTCGGTGGCGCAGCTGCGCAACATCGGTATCCAGCCCGACGCCATCGTCTGCCGCTCGGACCGGGAGATCCCGGACAAGCTCAAGCACAAGCTGTCGCTCTACTGCGACGTGGACGCCGAGGCGGTCATCGCCGCCCCGGACGCGCCCAGCATCTACGACATCCCCAAGGTCCTGCACCGGGAGGGGCTCGACGCGTACGTGGTGCGTCGGCTCGGGCTCTCCTTCCGGGACGTGGACTGGGAAGGGTGGGACGACCTGCTGGAGCGGGTGCACCAGCCGCGGCGCACGGTCACCGTGGCGCTCGTCGGCAAGTACGTCGACCTGCCGGATGCGTACCTGTCGGTCAGCGAGGCGATCCGGGCGGCCGGGTTCGGTAACCGGGCCCGGGTGCAGGTGCGCTGGGTGCCCAGCGACGACTGCGTCACCTCAGCGGGTGCGGCGGCGGCGCTGGCCGGTGTCGACGGCATCGTGATCCCCGGCGGGTTCGGTGTCCGCGGCATCGAGGGCAAGATCGGCACCGCTCGGTACGCGCGGGAGAACGGCATCCCGCTGCTCGGGCTCTGCCTCGGTCTGCAGTGCATGACCATCGAGGTGGCCCGGCACCTGGCCGGGCTGGACGGCGCCAACTCCCTGGAGTTCGACGCCGAGGCCGTGCACCCGGTCATCGCCACCATGGCCGACCAGGAGGACATCGTGGCCGGCAAGGGCGACCTGGGCGGCACCATGCGGCTTGGCGCGTACCCGGCGGCGCTGGCCGAGGGGTCGATTGTCGCCGAGGCGTACGGCAGCACCGAGGTCAGCGAGCGGCACCGGCACCGGTACGAGGTGAACAACGCCTACCGCGACCAGCTCGCCAAGGCCGGGCTGCGGATCTCGGGCACCTCCCCGGACGGGCGGCTGGTCGAGTTCGTCGAACTGGATCGCGAGCTGCACCCGTTCTTCGTGGCCACCCAGGCGCATCCGGAGCTGAAGAGTCGCCCCACCCGACCGCATCCGCTGTTCGCCGCGTTCGTTCAGGCGGCGGTGGCGTACTCGCAGGCCGACCAGCTTCCGGTCGACCTGGACGGTGCCGAGCGGGTCGCCCGCAACGGCACCGCCACGACCGTGCCGTCGGCGTCGTGA
- a CDS encoding glycosyltransferase family 4 protein encodes MSARSEGARRGTVVLLLASSTGGVGQHVRAVARGLTAAGESVLVCGPAATQDQFDFVAAGARFAPVEIPASPTPGDVRAITTLRRVLAGEQVAVVHAHGLRAGLVAVLARPAAPLAVTWHNAVLVGGLRGSLSRWAEKMVARGARVTLGASADLVARAVALGAGDARLAPVAAPELPAPRRGRAAVRAEFGVAAEQPLVLSVGRLHPQKRYDVLIDAAARWRERVPPPAVVIAGSGPAYLPLAARVSAARAPVTLLGHRTDVADLLAAADLAVVTSDWEARQLFAQEALRAGVPLVATEVGGLPDLVGDAAVLVPPGDVDAVGAAVGDLLDDASRRAELGRRGAVRAETWPTEAQTVAQLVALYAELTSGRAGPATPEADTPSTGRR; translated from the coding sequence GTGAGCGCGAGGAGTGAGGGTGCCCGGCGGGGCACGGTGGTGTTGCTGCTCGCCTCCAGCACCGGTGGGGTCGGGCAGCATGTCCGGGCCGTGGCCCGTGGATTGACGGCGGCCGGTGAGTCGGTGCTGGTCTGCGGGCCGGCGGCGACCCAGGACCAGTTCGACTTCGTCGCGGCGGGGGCCCGGTTCGCGCCGGTGGAGATCCCGGCCAGCCCGACGCCGGGTGACGTGCGCGCGATCACCACGTTGCGTCGGGTGCTGGCCGGCGAACAGGTCGCCGTGGTGCACGCGCACGGGCTGCGCGCCGGCCTGGTCGCGGTGCTCGCCCGGCCGGCCGCCCCGCTGGCGGTCACCTGGCACAACGCGGTGCTCGTCGGTGGGCTGCGGGGCAGCCTGTCCCGGTGGGCCGAGAAGATGGTGGCCCGGGGGGCCCGGGTGACCCTGGGGGCCTCCGCCGACCTGGTGGCTCGGGCCGTCGCGCTCGGTGCCGGGGATGCCCGGCTCGCGCCGGTGGCCGCTCCTGAGCTGCCTGCGCCGCGTCGGGGCCGGGCGGCCGTGCGGGCCGAGTTCGGGGTGGCCGCCGAGCAGCCGTTGGTCCTGTCGGTCGGCCGGTTGCATCCGCAGAAGCGGTACGACGTGCTGATCGACGCCGCCGCCCGGTGGCGGGAGCGGGTGCCGCCGCCGGCGGTGGTGATCGCCGGGAGTGGTCCGGCGTACCTGCCGCTGGCGGCCCGGGTCAGTGCCGCGCGGGCGCCGGTGACCCTACTCGGGCATCGCACCGACGTGGCCGATCTGCTGGCCGCAGCGGACCTGGCGGTGGTGACCAGCGACTGGGAGGCCCGCCAACTGTTCGCGCAGGAGGCGTTGCGGGCCGGCGTGCCGCTGGTGGCGACCGAGGTGGGGGGCCTGCCGGACCTGGTGGGCGACGCCGCGGTGCTGGTGCCGCCCGGCGACGTGGACGCGGTCGGCGCAGCGGTCGGTGACCTGCTCGACGACGCGTCGCGTCGGGCCGAGTTGGGTCGCCGGGGTGCCGTGCGGGCCGAGACCTGGCCCACCGAGGCGCAGACCGTGGCCCAGTTGGTCGCGCTGTATGCCGAGCTGACCTCGGGTCGGGCCGGGCCGGCGACGCCGGAGGCCGACACGCCGTCGACGGGACGCCGGTGA
- the murJ gene encoding murein biosynthesis integral membrane protein MurJ has product MTRPAPLAGAGRVAGAAALIAVLTVVSRLAGFGRTAVFTWVVQDSDLGAMYVIANTVPNIIFEIVAGGALASLVVPLLAGAVAAGDRRAVAATTSALLTWTVTLLVPLAVLVALGAEQIVSVFHSRSPEELAAGARMLRVFAPQVPLYGIGIVLTGVLQAHRRFAWPVIAPLLSSLTVIVAYLVFAAVAGTGASVAQAGRGAELILSGGTTLGVVVLSLSLLIPLRRLRLRLRPGYGFPADARARVGGLVTAGVVTVTAQQVATLVILYQISGGRTEAPQVFNLAQTFYLLPWAVLAVPLATAAYPTLAETAAGGDEDGYRDTLSGTVRAVLLSSCLGAAALVGVAGPIGRFFPLDASATATAVAGFAPGLLGYGLFAVLSRALYACGATREATLAISAGWLAVTLGTLPLAALLPTADRVLAVALANSAGMLLLGGLLLAAVRRAAGPAALAGAVRAGAAGVLAGTAAALAALLLLGWLGGTPTRSAALVQGMLSGVLVGVVFLGVVWLVDRQDLRPLLTGLRRRLRRARSRGRKDGKEPVSR; this is encoded by the coding sequence GTGACCAGACCGGCACCCCTCGCCGGCGCCGGCCGGGTGGCCGGGGCCGCCGCGCTGATCGCCGTACTCACCGTGGTCAGTCGGCTGGCCGGGTTCGGCCGTACCGCCGTGTTCACCTGGGTGGTGCAGGACAGCGACCTGGGCGCGATGTACGTGATCGCGAACACCGTCCCCAACATCATCTTCGAGATCGTGGCCGGTGGGGCGCTGGCCAGCCTGGTCGTACCGCTGCTGGCCGGTGCGGTCGCGGCGGGGGACCGGCGGGCCGTGGCGGCGACCACGAGCGCGTTGCTCACCTGGACGGTGACGCTGCTGGTGCCGTTGGCGGTGCTGGTGGCCCTGGGCGCCGAGCAGATCGTGTCGGTGTTCCACAGCCGTAGCCCGGAGGAGTTGGCGGCCGGGGCCCGGATGCTGCGGGTCTTCGCGCCGCAGGTGCCGCTGTACGGCATCGGCATCGTGCTGACCGGTGTGCTCCAGGCACACCGCCGCTTCGCCTGGCCGGTGATCGCGCCGCTGTTGTCCAGCCTGACGGTGATCGTGGCGTACCTCGTCTTCGCCGCCGTGGCCGGTACCGGCGCGAGCGTGGCGCAGGCGGGCCGGGGCGCCGAGCTGATCCTGTCCGGCGGCACCACGCTCGGTGTGGTGGTGCTGTCGCTGTCGCTGCTGATCCCGTTGCGGCGGCTACGCCTGCGGTTGCGTCCCGGGTACGGCTTCCCGGCCGACGCGCGGGCGCGGGTGGGTGGTCTGGTCACCGCCGGCGTGGTCACCGTCACCGCCCAGCAGGTGGCCACGCTGGTGATCCTCTATCAGATCTCCGGCGGCCGGACCGAGGCCCCGCAGGTGTTCAACCTGGCGCAGACGTTCTACCTGCTGCCCTGGGCGGTGTTGGCGGTGCCGCTGGCCACGGCCGCGTACCCGACGTTGGCCGAGACGGCGGCCGGCGGCGACGAGGACGGCTACCGCGACACCCTGTCCGGGACGGTGCGCGCGGTGCTGCTCTCCAGTTGCCTCGGCGCGGCGGCGCTGGTCGGGGTAGCCGGTCCGATCGGCCGGTTCTTCCCGCTGGACGCCTCCGCCACCGCCACGGCCGTGGCCGGGTTCGCGCCGGGACTGCTCGGGTACGGGTTGTTCGCGGTCTTGTCCCGGGCCCTGTACGCGTGCGGCGCGACCCGGGAGGCCACGCTCGCCATCAGTGCCGGTTGGCTGGCGGTCACGCTCGGTACGCTGCCGTTGGCGGCACTGCTCCCGACGGCCGACCGGGTGCTCGCCGTCGCCCTGGCCAACTCGGCCGGCATGCTGCTGCTGGGTGGGCTGCTGCTGGCGGCCGTGCGGCGCGCGGCCGGTCCGGCGGCGTTGGCCGGTGCCGTGCGGGCCGGCGCCGCCGGGGTGCTGGCGGGCACGGCGGCGGCGCTCGCCGCGCTGCTGCTGCTCGGCTGGCTGGGCGGGACCCCGACGCGGTCGGCGGCACTCGTGCAGGGCATGCTGTCCGGAGTCCTGGTCGGAGTCGTCTTCCTCGGCGTGGTCTGGCTGGTCGACCGGCAGGACCTGCGGCCACTGCTGACCGGATTGCGTCGACGCCTACGCCGGGCCCGGAGCAGGGGCCGCAAAGACGGGAAGGAGCCGGTGTCCCGGTGA
- a CDS encoding copper transporter gives MINFRYHVVSLTAVFLALAIGLVVGTAALNGPVADSLKETVNSLRKDNQQMRQTVQNMQRELELEEEFAAEMAQVMLPGTLTGKRVLLLSLPTGRDHTEGVVAMLQLAGADIIGRIDLQDKFINPENNNNLLELAVTAARPTGAPTSGLPGNGHGVETSSALLATVLLDQPAGAEPVTEADRRAVVTAYGNANYLTAADRITNSAEAVVVVSGQPYVDKDSAKKDESVVKIAEQFDRTGGIVVAGNGFTDGNLVSFVRGDAVLAQTISTVDNANTVQGQLVTTLAVVQQLNERKAGQYGVGDNVDSLVPKLPQ, from the coding sequence GTGATCAACTTCCGGTACCACGTCGTGTCCCTGACCGCGGTCTTCCTCGCGTTGGCGATCGGCCTGGTCGTCGGCACAGCCGCCCTCAACGGCCCGGTCGCGGACTCGTTGAAGGAGACCGTCAACTCGCTGCGCAAGGACAACCAGCAGATGCGCCAGACGGTCCAGAACATGCAGCGGGAGCTGGAGCTGGAGGAGGAGTTCGCGGCCGAGATGGCCCAGGTGATGCTGCCGGGCACGCTGACCGGCAAGCGGGTGCTGCTGCTCAGCCTGCCCACCGGTCGCGACCACACCGAGGGTGTGGTCGCGATGCTGCAACTGGCGGGCGCCGACATCATCGGGCGGATCGACCTCCAGGACAAGTTCATCAACCCGGAGAACAACAACAACCTGCTGGAGCTGGCGGTCACCGCGGCCCGGCCCACCGGTGCGCCGACCAGCGGGTTGCCCGGAAACGGGCACGGCGTGGAGACCTCCAGCGCCCTGCTGGCCACCGTGCTGCTGGACCAGCCGGCCGGCGCCGAGCCGGTCACCGAGGCCGACCGGCGGGCGGTGGTGACGGCGTACGGCAACGCGAACTACCTGACCGCCGCCGACCGCATCACCAACTCCGCCGAGGCGGTCGTGGTGGTCAGCGGCCAGCCGTACGTGGACAAGGACTCCGCGAAGAAGGACGAGTCGGTGGTGAAGATCGCCGAGCAGTTCGACCGCACCGGCGGCATCGTGGTGGCCGGCAACGGCTTCACCGACGGCAACCTGGTCTCCTTCGTCCGGGGCGACGCGGTGCTGGCGCAGACCATCTCCACCGTCGACAACGCCAACACCGTCCAGGGGCAGCTCGTCACCACGCTGGCCGTCGTACAGCAGCTCAACGAGCGCAAGGCCGGCCAGTACGGCGTGGGCGACAACGTCGATTCGTTGGTGCCTAAACTGCCCCAGTGA
- the steA gene encoding putative cytokinetic ring protein SteA yields MRLPTLRRARNAEPGRILGTARLDRRTKRLVGRLRPGDIAVIDHVDLDRVAADSLVAVGVGAVLNAKPSVSGRYPNLGPEVLVAAGIPLLDDLGEGVFERIREGDTVRIEGNTVYLGDEPLAHGSLQDAESVSKAMSDAREGLSVQLEAFAANTMDYLKQERDLLLDGVGVPDIATEVQGRHCLIVVRGYDYKADLDVLRPYIREFKPVLIGVDGGADALVEAGYTPDMIIGDMDSVTDDVLRCGAEVIVHAYPDGRAPGLPRVNGLGVPAVTFPAAATSEDLAMLLADEKGASLIVAVGTHATLVEFLDKGRGGMASTFLTRLKVGGKLVDAKGVSRLYRQSISGSSLLLLVLSAVAAMASAVAVSTVGKAYLGVVSEWWDNFVFQLGQLF; encoded by the coding sequence ATGCGTCTACCCACGTTGCGCCGGGCCCGGAACGCGGAACCGGGACGAATCCTCGGCACCGCTCGCCTTGATCGCCGGACGAAACGCCTGGTCGGTCGGCTCCGCCCCGGTGACATCGCGGTGATCGACCACGTCGATCTGGACCGGGTCGCCGCCGACTCGCTGGTCGCCGTGGGCGTCGGCGCGGTCCTGAACGCCAAGCCGTCGGTCTCCGGCCGCTATCCCAACCTCGGTCCGGAGGTGCTCGTCGCGGCGGGCATTCCGCTGCTGGACGATCTGGGTGAGGGCGTCTTCGAACGGATCCGCGAGGGCGACACGGTGCGGATCGAGGGCAACACGGTCTATCTCGGCGACGAGCCGCTGGCGCACGGCAGCCTGCAAGACGCCGAGAGCGTGTCCAAGGCGATGAGCGACGCCCGGGAGGGTCTGTCGGTGCAGTTGGAGGCGTTCGCCGCCAACACCATGGACTACCTCAAGCAGGAACGTGACCTGCTGCTCGACGGTGTCGGTGTGCCGGACATCGCCACCGAGGTGCAGGGTCGGCACTGCCTGATCGTGGTGCGGGGCTACGACTACAAGGCCGACCTGGACGTGCTGCGCCCGTACATCCGGGAGTTCAAGCCGGTGCTGATCGGCGTCGACGGCGGGGCGGACGCGCTGGTCGAGGCGGGCTACACGCCGGACATGATCATCGGTGACATGGACTCGGTCACCGACGACGTGCTGCGATGCGGTGCCGAGGTGATCGTGCACGCGTACCCGGACGGACGGGCTCCCGGTCTGCCCCGGGTCAACGGTCTGGGGGTGCCGGCGGTGACCTTCCCGGCCGCCGCCACCAGCGAGGACCTCGCCATGTTGCTGGCCGACGAGAAGGGCGCCTCGCTGATCGTCGCGGTGGGTACCCACGCCACCCTGGTCGAGTTCCTGGACAAGGGGCGCGGCGGCATGGCGTCGACGTTCCTCACCCGGCTGAAGGTCGGTGGCAAGCTGGTCGACGCCAAGGGTGTGAGCCGGCTCTACCGGCAGAGCATCTCGGGGTCCTCGCTGTTGCTGCTGGTGCTGTCGGCGGTGGCGGCGATGGCCTCGGCGGTGGCCGTCTCCACCGTCGGCAAGGCGTATTTGGGCGTGGTCTCCGAGTGGTGGGACAATTTTGTGTTCCAGCTCGGCCAGCTCTTCTAG
- the recN gene encoding DNA repair protein RecN: MLEELRITGLGVIDDTTLPLAGGMNVITGETGAGKTMVVTGLGLLFGGRADAGRVRAAPGRAVVEGRLRLTGRVADSVHARITDAGGEADEDGAVLLSRTVTVEGRSRAHLGGRSMPVSTLGEVGEQVVAVHGQSDQLRLLRPAEQRAALDRFAGPEHEKLVEATREAFTQWRRVVDDLADRRRNARERHQEADLLRLGLDEITRVDPQAGEDDELKTEAQRLEHAEGLRTAAQLAHQCVAGGLEAADETTDASALLGTARRTLEAQAGTDPALGELAARLEEAATLVADVSVELSTYLAGLDADPARLQSLYERRAALRALTRKYADDVDGVIAWAERARTRLSDLDISDEVLDELDREASRLAGAVAEVAGRLSASRQEAAVRFAEQVTVELAGLAMPHARVEVAVLPRPAGRAEPTLPVNGVEVGVGPDGGDEVELRLLAHPGAPSLPLQRGASGGELSRVMLAIEVVFAGSGGPPTLVFDEVDAGVGGQAAVEIGRRLARLARSHQVLVVTHLPQVAAFADRHLVVAKDTGGAVTTSGVRVVEDTERARELARMLAGLPDSDLGIAHAEELLAVAARERRS, from the coding sequence GTGCTGGAGGAGCTGCGCATCACCGGACTGGGCGTCATCGACGACACCACGCTGCCGCTTGCCGGCGGCATGAACGTGATCACCGGCGAGACCGGTGCCGGGAAGACGATGGTGGTCACCGGCCTGGGTCTGCTCTTCGGTGGCCGTGCCGACGCGGGGCGGGTGCGGGCTGCGCCCGGCCGGGCCGTTGTCGAGGGTCGTCTGCGTCTCACCGGTCGGGTCGCGGATTCGGTGCACGCCCGGATCACCGACGCCGGTGGTGAGGCTGACGAGGACGGCGCGGTGCTGCTGAGCCGGACGGTCACGGTGGAGGGTCGGTCGCGGGCGCACCTGGGTGGGCGGAGCATGCCGGTGTCGACGCTCGGTGAGGTGGGCGAGCAGGTGGTGGCCGTGCACGGCCAGTCCGACCAGTTGCGCCTGCTGCGTCCGGCCGAGCAGCGGGCCGCGTTGGACCGGTTCGCCGGGCCGGAGCACGAGAAGCTGGTGGAGGCGACGCGCGAGGCGTTCACGCAGTGGCGGCGGGTGGTCGACGATCTGGCGGATCGGCGGCGTAACGCGCGGGAACGTCACCAGGAGGCGGATCTGCTGCGGCTGGGGCTGGACGAGATCACCCGGGTCGATCCGCAGGCCGGTGAGGACGACGAGCTGAAGACCGAGGCGCAGCGGTTGGAGCACGCCGAGGGTTTGCGGACGGCGGCGCAGCTCGCCCACCAGTGTGTGGCCGGCGGGTTGGAGGCCGCCGACGAGACCACGGATGCCTCGGCGTTGCTCGGTACGGCGCGGCGGACGTTGGAGGCGCAGGCCGGCACGGATCCGGCTCTGGGTGAGTTGGCGGCTCGGTTGGAGGAGGCGGCGACGCTGGTCGCCGACGTGTCGGTGGAGTTGTCGACGTATCTTGCCGGGTTGGACGCCGACCCGGCCCGGTTGCAGAGTCTCTATGAGCGGCGGGCGGCGCTGCGGGCGTTGACCCGGAAGTACGCCGACGACGTCGACGGGGTGATCGCCTGGGCGGAGCGGGCCCGGACCCGATTGTCCGACCTGGACATCTCCGACGAGGTTCTCGACGAGTTGGATCGGGAGGCGTCCCGGTTGGCCGGTGCGGTGGCGGAGGTGGCCGGCCGATTGTCGGCTTCGCGTCAGGAGGCGGCGGTGCGGTTCGCCGAGCAGGTGACCGTGGAGTTGGCCGGTCTGGCCATGCCGCACGCTCGGGTCGAGGTGGCGGTGTTGCCCCGACCGGCCGGACGGGCCGAGCCCACGTTGCCGGTCAACGGGGTGGAGGTCGGTGTCGGGCCGGACGGTGGCGACGAGGTCGAGTTGCGGTTGTTGGCGCACCCCGGTGCGCCGTCGTTGCCGTTGCAGCGGGGTGCGTCCGGTGGTGAGTTGTCCCGGGTGATGCTTGCCATCGAGGTGGTGTTCGCCGGGTCGGGTGGGCCGCCGACGCTGGTGTTCGACGAGGTCGATGCGGGGGTCGGTGGTCAGGCGGCGGTGGAGATCGGTCGTCGGTTGGCTCGGTTGGCGCGCAGTCATCAGGTGTTGGTGGTCACTCACCTGCCGCAGGTGGCCGCGTTCGCCGACCGGCATCTGGTGGTGGCGAAGGACACTGGTGGCGCGGTGACCACCAGTGGGGTGCGGGTGGTGGAGGACACCGAGCGGGCCCGGGAGCTGGCCCGGATGTTGGCGGGTTTGCCGGACTCGGATCTGGGTATCGCTCACGCGGAGGAGCTGTTGGCCGTGGCGGCCAGAGAACGGCGGTCGTGA